In Methanothermobacter sp., the genomic stretch CTTATGTCCATGAATTCATCAATCTCACGGCGGGGATCATCCAGCTCAAGGTACCGATCGATTAACCTGTTGAGCACAGGTTCAGCCTCACCTATTATGAAGAGGTCAATGAAATCTGAGAGTGGAAGGGGATTGGATGTTATGCAGGGCCCACCTGCGATTACAAGGGGACCATCACGTTCATCCCTCCTCGGCGAAACACCACCATCCCTCAGCATCTGGGGAATCCTGAAATAGTCCTCCTCGTAGTGCACAGTGAAGCTGATTATATCAAAGTCCCTCAGCGGACTTCCAGATTCAAGGCTTCGTTTGTAGGGGTGTATCACCCGCTCACACCATGCATCATTCCTTGAATTTATAAGATGGTAGATTATATGGTAACCTAGTGAGGACATGGCGGTCCTGTAGGGCCCCGGGTAACAGGATGCAACCCTGACATCAACCATCCGGGGGTTCTTTATGATGACATTGTATTCCCGAAGCTGCATGGTCTATAATTTATAAAGTCATGGCACTTAAAGTGGCCATAACAGGGCAGGCTGTCCGCATAATATAAATTTAACTCCAACATAATTAGGGTATTGGCTTATGAAGATGGTAGGATGAAGGTAAAGAAGTACTCACTTGTTGCTGTTGGAGGCACCTTTGACAGATTTCATAAGGGCCACAGAAGGCTCCTTGATGAGGCATTCCGTGTAGGGAATACTGTGATGATTGGTGTAACATCAGATGAATTTGCATCTGCAAAGGGAGACGATATAGAACCCTGCAGTGTCAGAATGAAGAACCTTGAGGATTATCTTTCAGACAAGGATACCGAGTACCATATAATGAGACTGGAGGACCCCTACGGCACCACGGTTACTGATGAACGATTCGATGCCATAGTGGTGAGCAGGGAGACCGAGCCGGTTGCCCATGAGATAAATGAGATAAGAAAAAGAAAGGGGTTCAGGGAACTTGATATCATAACCATTGACATGGTACCTGCAGATGATGGTATCCCCATCTCATCCACAAGGATAAGGAGGGGGGAGATAGACAGGATGGGCCATTTACTTGAGAGGATACGACATGCCATAAAGAGGAAAAGAAATAGGTGAATCCCGGGGTGTTTCAATGAGGGTTAACGTGGGATCAACAAACCCTGTTAAGGTTAAGGCCACAGAGAACGTCCTTGGAAA encodes the following:
- a CDS encoding phosphopantetheine adenylyltransferase, whose product is MKVKKYSLVAVGGTFDRFHKGHRRLLDEAFRVGNTVMIGVTSDEFASAKGDDIEPCSVRMKNLEDYLSDKDTEYHIMRLEDPYGTTVTDERFDAIVVSRETEPVAHEINEIRKRKGFRELDIITIDMVPADDGIPISSTRIRRGEIDRMGHLLERIRHAIKRKRNR